One stretch of Caldalkalibacillus uzonensis DNA includes these proteins:
- a CDS encoding superoxide dismutase, whose protein sequence is MEVMILLRRVFMAYIEHDVFNDYLRELLEWSEHVQHVIQSYTSDEEKAPFRYSQDDPGQAIGELIHEIKQAQLSVDKGHNRDYMFSLYQRAQHLYESSKRMWGLSTSSVAEKAKAQVHLREDSPWKDESAAALGREQQTTQTGGERPVPIGGHRLPPLPYAYNALEPYIDEEIMRLHHQKHHQSYVDGLNRAEKKMAEARRTGNFELIRHWEREAAFHGSGHYLHTIFWNNMSPQGGGEPSGELARQIRQDFGGFRQFKKHFSEAAKEVEGVGWALLVWSPRSHRLEILAAEKHQHFAQWDVIPLLVLDVWEHAYYLQYKNNRGKYVDQWWNVVNWPDVAARYQEARKLRWTPF, encoded by the coding sequence ATGGAAGTGATGATTTTGCTTAGGAGGGTGTTTATGGCGTACATTGAACACGATGTTTTCAATGATTATTTGCGGGAACTGCTGGAGTGGTCGGAACATGTCCAACATGTCATACAGTCATATACCTCTGACGAGGAGAAAGCCCCGTTCCGTTACAGTCAAGATGATCCCGGCCAGGCCATAGGGGAGCTGATCCACGAGATCAAACAGGCTCAATTGTCGGTGGACAAAGGCCATAACCGGGATTACATGTTTAGCTTATATCAACGGGCCCAGCACTTATATGAGTCCTCGAAAAGAATGTGGGGTCTGTCCACTTCCAGTGTGGCGGAAAAGGCTAAAGCCCAGGTGCATTTAAGAGAAGATTCACCATGGAAAGATGAAAGTGCTGCTGCTTTAGGCCGTGAACAGCAGACAACTCAAACGGGTGGCGAACGGCCAGTTCCGATAGGAGGTCACCGGCTGCCTCCCCTGCCTTATGCCTACAATGCACTGGAACCTTACATTGACGAAGAAATCATGCGCTTGCATCACCAGAAACACCATCAAAGTTATGTAGACGGTCTAAACCGGGCTGAGAAAAAAATGGCGGAAGCCCGGCGAACCGGCAATTTTGAGCTGATTCGTCATTGGGAGCGGGAAGCTGCTTTTCACGGATCTGGCCATTATCTGCATACCATTTTTTGGAACAACATGTCTCCCCAGGGAGGAGGTGAGCCAAGCGGAGAATTGGCCAGGCAAATCAGGCAGGATTTCGGCGGTTTCCGCCAGTTTAAAAAACACTTTAGCGAAGCGGCCAAAGAAGTGGAAGGAGTTGGATGGGCGCTGTTGGTGTGGTCACCGCGCTCCCACCGTTTGGAAATTTTAGCGGCTGAGAAGCATCAGCATTTTGCCCAATGGGACGTGATTCCGCTGCTTGTGCTGGACGTATGGGAGCATGCTTACTATCTGCAATACAAGAACAATCGCGGCAAGTACGTCGACCAATGGTGGAATGTGGTTAACTGGCCGGATGTGGCCGCACGTTATCAAGAGGCACGCAAGTTGCGGTGGACACCATTTTAA
- a CDS encoding RecQ family ATP-dependent DNA helicase — protein sequence MKRSITQTVNLERLLQEHFGFASFRQGQREIIHSVLKGQDTLVVKSTGGGKSLCYQLPSYVLPGLTVVITPLISLMEDQLREARLQGRKDVMALHSGLSLAERQMVLKALHRYRLLYVSPEGLQNKPVLQRLKQCGVALFVVDEAHCISQWGHDFRTDYLKLAYVREALGQPPCLALTATATTEVVRDICRALRLQEPRAFIFSVDRPNIAIYVEKVRSEEEKLAKIETFLHERHDPGMIYFSSRQKAEEVYQTLLSKGIDDAAYYHGGMSSEERQMIQHQFLQGKLRLICATNAFGMGINKPNIRFVIHYHFPPNLESYVQEMGRSSRDGQRGLSYVLVQDGDEHIPYHFVDQEYLHQSQLERLTELLNFHLNKGLSVPLPQLCEQMCCLPQALETALFYLEQYGLCRYERMREQQVTVTRPVTAEHIRCVGGTLDAIRQNKLNKINHIFRWLNLDRSYCRRQFILDYFAHPQHHLQNKSGKPEACCDHCGLTPDMIWRDVERPRHISPGQSLTWEEKVRRLWPAEGAD from the coding sequence ATGAAGCGGAGTATAACACAGACGGTTAACCTGGAGCGCCTGTTGCAAGAGCATTTTGGATTTGCCTCATTCCGGCAAGGACAGCGGGAGATCATCCACTCTGTATTGAAAGGGCAAGACACTTTAGTCGTCAAATCGACTGGCGGGGGGAAGTCATTATGTTATCAGCTTCCCTCCTATGTGCTGCCCGGCTTGACCGTGGTGATCACCCCTCTGATTTCCCTTATGGAAGACCAGTTGCGTGAAGCACGCCTCCAGGGGAGAAAAGATGTCATGGCCTTGCACAGCGGTTTGTCCCTTGCTGAAAGACAAATGGTCTTAAAAGCGCTTCACCGCTACCGCCTGTTGTATGTCTCTCCTGAAGGGCTTCAAAACAAACCGGTGCTTCAGCGCTTAAAACAGTGCGGGGTGGCCTTGTTTGTCGTTGACGAAGCCCATTGCATTTCCCAGTGGGGTCATGACTTTCGCACGGACTATTTAAAGCTGGCCTATGTAAGGGAGGCATTGGGGCAACCCCCTTGCCTGGCTTTGACCGCAACGGCCACCACAGAGGTTGTCAGAGATATTTGCCGCGCTTTAAGGCTTCAGGAACCCCGGGCGTTTATCTTCAGTGTTGACCGGCCCAATATTGCCATTTATGTGGAAAAGGTCCGCAGTGAAGAAGAGAAGCTGGCTAAAATCGAGACTTTCCTGCACGAACGGCATGATCCCGGTATGATCTATTTTTCTTCCCGTCAAAAAGCGGAAGAGGTATACCAGACATTATTGTCAAAAGGGATAGATGATGCCGCTTATTACCATGGGGGAATGAGCAGTGAGGAGCGGCAGATGATCCAGCATCAATTTTTGCAGGGGAAACTGCGTCTCATTTGTGCCACCAATGCTTTTGGGATGGGAATCAACAAGCCTAACATTCGCTTTGTCATCCATTATCACTTTCCTCCCAACTTGGAAAGCTATGTGCAGGAGATGGGCCGCTCTAGCCGTGACGGTCAAAGGGGGCTTTCTTACGTGCTTGTTCAAGATGGAGATGAACATATTCCTTATCATTTTGTGGATCAGGAATATTTACATCAATCCCAACTGGAGCGGCTGACTGAACTGCTCAATTTTCATCTGAACAAGGGTTTAAGCGTCCCGTTGCCCCAGCTGTGTGAGCAAATGTGTTGTCTGCCTCAAGCCTTGGAGACAGCCCTCTTTTATTTAGAGCAGTATGGCTTGTGCCGTTATGAGCGGATGAGAGAGCAGCAGGTCACCGTAACCCGACCGGTAACAGCCGAGCACATCCGGTGTGTGGGGGGTACTTTAGATGCAATAAGACAAAACAAATTAAATAAAATAAACCATATCTTCCGCTGGTTGAACCTGGACCGTTCTTACTGCCGGCGTCAGTTTATACTTGACTATTTTGCTCATCCCCAGCACCATCTACAAAACAAAAGCGGCAAACCGGAGGCTTGTTGTGATCATTGCGGTCTCACTCCAGACATGATTTGGAGGGATGTGGAGCGACCCCGTCACATCTCTCCTGGTCAGTCCTTAACCTGGGAGGAAAAAGTGAGACGGTTGTGGCCGGCGGAAGGAGCAGATTAA
- a CDS encoding DUF2905 domain-containing protein produces the protein MNEIAKWLIIGGVILIGIGLFWQLFGRLLPLGRLPGDIVVEKENVRFYFPIVTMLVISIILSVLLSIAGRFFR, from the coding sequence ATGAACGAGATCGCCAAGTGGCTGATCATCGGGGGAGTCATACTAATCGGCATCGGTTTATTTTGGCAACTGTTTGGGCGTCTGTTGCCATTAGGACGCTTGCCCGGAGACATCGTGGTTGAGAAAGAAAACGTGCGTTTTTACTTTCCCATTGTCACAATGCTCGTTATTAGTATTATCCTCTCTGTATTACTCTCTATAGCAGGACGTTTTTTCCGGTAA
- a CDS encoding helix-turn-helix domain-containing protein, protein MKGLDVLVLYMLEQLNGERTVSSCYHILTGRKSTQAIQDAELFGFGGWYGLFQDLSREQYNKTLSRLRANGYLSLRERDLLVVTEPAQRWLSQQLVELRFFDRAFVWKRTGCIMQNIHRFWSRFQLLGQVISHYLARDSRYQPAISDMHVQTWVKSFWKAIEDKPKFVMEWVQAITDHLSHFEDELLVHLLLDRLSGYQVAGYTYKQLEHRYGIPEVFVRIYTLQAAAALYAHSQKKSSLLIRLADPDQREGTGLMQSAVITYRLLKQGHTLEEIARIRGLKQSTIEDHLVDIAIHNPAFDYRPFVSEQVIKAVRQVSKELQTKKLRPIKEQLPDDISYFQIRLALVRGEEHNEAEYNTDG, encoded by the coding sequence GTGAAGGGGTTAGATGTGCTGGTATTGTACATGCTAGAACAGCTGAACGGGGAACGAACGGTGTCCAGCTGTTATCATATTTTAACAGGACGCAAAAGCACACAGGCCATCCAAGATGCTGAATTGTTCGGCTTTGGCGGCTGGTACGGGTTGTTTCAGGATTTGAGCCGTGAGCAGTATAACAAGACACTCTCCCGCTTAAGGGCCAATGGTTATCTTTCTTTACGGGAACGGGACCTTCTTGTTGTGACGGAGCCGGCCCAGCGGTGGCTTTCGCAGCAACTAGTGGAGCTCCGCTTTTTTGACCGGGCTTTTGTATGGAAAAGGACCGGGTGTATCATGCAAAACATCCACCGCTTTTGGAGCAGGTTTCAATTATTGGGTCAGGTCATCTCCCATTACCTGGCCAGAGATTCCCGCTACCAGCCTGCCATTAGTGATATGCACGTCCAAACCTGGGTCAAATCCTTCTGGAAAGCGATTGAAGATAAACCCAAGTTTGTCATGGAGTGGGTACAAGCAATAACCGATCATTTGTCCCATTTTGAAGATGAGCTGCTGGTCCATTTGTTATTGGATCGCTTAAGTGGCTATCAAGTGGCTGGTTATACATACAAACAGTTGGAGCACCGCTACGGGATTCCGGAGGTGTTTGTACGCATCTATACCTTGCAGGCCGCAGCCGCACTGTATGCTCACAGTCAAAAGAAGTCCTCCCTTCTCATCCGCCTGGCAGACCCGGATCAAAGAGAGGGGACAGGTTTGATGCAATCGGCAGTTATTACTTACCGTCTGCTTAAGCAAGGCCATACCCTGGAGGAGATTGCCCGGATCAGAGGACTGAAACAGAGCACGATTGAAGATCATCTAGTCGACATTGCCATTCATAACCCTGCTTTTGATTACAGACCGTTTGTTTCTGAACAAGTGATCAAGGCTGTCCGGCAGGTCAGTAAAGAGCTGCAAACCAAGAAGTTGCGTCCGATTAAAGAACAATTACCTGATGATATCTCTTACTTCCAGATTCGTCTGGCTTTGGTGAGGGGAGAGGAGCATAATGAAGCGGAGTATAACACAGACGGTTAA
- a CDS encoding inorganic diphosphatase: MAENRIVDAFIEIPTGSQNKYEYDKEQGVFRLDRVLYSPMHYPTEYGYLENTLARDGDPLDILVLTTFPTFPGCVIRSRVIGVLIMSDDKGEDEKLLAVPVDDPRWDEVKSLDDVPSHILKEIEHFFQVYKDLENKETNIVGWEGVDKANALIDDALARYNK, from the coding sequence ATGGCAGAAAACCGTATCGTTGATGCTTTTATCGAAATTCCAACTGGAAGCCAAAACAAATATGAGTACGACAAAGAACAAGGGGTTTTCCGCCTGGATCGCGTGCTGTATTCCCCCATGCACTATCCAACTGAATACGGCTATTTGGAAAACACCCTGGCCCGTGACGGAGACCCGCTGGATATTCTCGTTCTGACCACCTTCCCTACCTTCCCCGGGTGTGTCATCCGTTCCCGTGTCATCGGCGTGCTCATCATGTCCGATGACAAAGGAGAAGACGAGAAGCTCTTGGCTGTGCCGGTGGATGACCCGCGCTGGGATGAGGTGAAGTCCCTTGATGATGTGCCCAGCCACATCTTGAAAGAAATCGAGCATTTCTTCCAAGTCTACAAAGACTTGGAAAACAAAGAAACCAACATCGTGGGCTGGGAAGGTGTTGACAAGGCCAATGCATTAATTGATGATGCTCTGGCCCGCTATAACAAGTAG
- a CDS encoding CPBP family intramembrane glutamic endopeptidase, with product MNMRDMLEQMDNRTLYLNLVLTQAILLVIGLSLYFFFLRHTLALPLLLHTEELFLSVLAGFGFAGVVLVIDLILMNFVPKTYFDDGGVNERLFRDVNVWQIVLIALGVALVEEWLFRAVLQNMIGWFWASLLFALIHFRYLHQWLYALLVIMISFGFGWLYEWTGSFWAVFTAHFTIDFTLGVILRYRLLPFPDK from the coding sequence ATGAACATGCGCGATATGCTAGAACAAATGGACAACCGCACGTTGTATCTCAATCTTGTTCTAACCCAAGCCATTCTTTTGGTCATTGGGCTCAGCTTATATTTTTTCTTTTTGAGGCACACGCTTGCGCTGCCCCTTCTGCTTCACACGGAAGAGCTGTTTCTGTCCGTTTTGGCAGGTTTTGGGTTTGCCGGAGTTGTGCTGGTCATTGATCTTATCCTGATGAATTTTGTGCCCAAAACCTACTTTGACGACGGTGGTGTCAATGAACGCTTGTTCCGCGATGTCAATGTGTGGCAGATCGTCTTGATTGCTTTGGGCGTAGCTTTGGTTGAAGAGTGGCTGTTCAGGGCTGTTTTGCAAAATATGATAGGCTGGTTTTGGGCCAGCTTGTTATTTGCCTTAATCCATTTCCGCTATTTACACCAATGGCTGTATGCCCTCTTGGTGATCATGATCAGTTTCGGGTTCGGCTGGCTGTATGAATGGACCGGCAGTTTTTGGGCTGTATTTACCGCCCACTTTACCATTGATTTTACTCTGGGGGTTATTCTGCGCTACCGTCTGCTGCCATTTCCGGACAAGTAA
- a CDS encoding glycosyl hydrolase family 18 protein produces the protein MQIHVVRPGQTLWGISQAYGVPLETLIQSNQIENPEQLVVGQAIVIPIWGRYHWVQPGESLYLIGQRYNVPWQELQRINQIADPAQLPVGLRLYIPQQRRIGKDINGYLEPPFTRDPVGLIRETGAYLTYLSLFSYEVNADGTVTPLDDQPIINEAYNQRVVPLMVITNIEEEEFSTELAATILGNEELQDRLLDEVVAMMDEKGFLGLNVDFEYVRPEDRERYNQFLRKAAARMRERGYSISTAVAPKVRGDQPGLLYEAHDYPAHGEIVDFVILMTYEWGWTGGPPMAVAPLDQVRRVIEYAVSVIPRGKIMMGMPLYGYDWTLPFIPGETFARTISPQEAIRLALRYRTSIEYDPRAQSPFFRYTDEQGRQHEVWFEDARSVQAKFNLVKEFDLRGVSYWVLRVPFPQNWLLIEDNFVVNKRV, from the coding sequence ATGCAAATTCATGTCGTCAGGCCCGGCCAGACCTTATGGGGAATATCCCAGGCCTACGGAGTCCCATTGGAAACTCTAATTCAATCCAATCAGATTGAAAACCCTGAGCAGCTTGTCGTCGGCCAAGCCATCGTCATTCCCATTTGGGGGCGTTATCACTGGGTTCAACCTGGTGAAAGCCTGTATCTCATCGGTCAGCGCTACAATGTGCCCTGGCAAGAGTTGCAGCGAATCAATCAGATTGCAGATCCGGCTCAGCTTCCGGTTGGGTTAAGATTGTATATCCCCCAGCAAAGGCGAATTGGCAAAGATATTAATGGCTATCTTGAGCCCCCGTTTACACGGGATCCAGTGGGACTCATCAGAGAGACAGGAGCATATCTCACCTATCTCTCCCTGTTCAGTTATGAAGTCAATGCTGACGGAACTGTAACCCCCCTCGACGATCAGCCCATCATCAATGAAGCCTATAACCAGCGTGTGGTCCCTTTGATGGTCATCACCAATATTGAAGAAGAAGAGTTCAGCACTGAACTGGCTGCCACTATTTTGGGCAACGAAGAGCTTCAGGACAGGCTGCTGGATGAAGTGGTTGCCATGATGGACGAAAAAGGATTCCTCGGATTAAATGTAGATTTTGAGTATGTCCGGCCCGAAGACCGGGAGAGGTACAATCAATTTTTACGTAAGGCAGCCGCCCGCATGAGAGAGAGGGGCTACTCCATCTCCACCGCAGTCGCTCCTAAAGTAAGGGGGGACCAGCCGGGCTTGTTATATGAAGCCCATGACTATCCCGCCCATGGAGAGATCGTCGATTTTGTGATTTTGATGACCTATGAGTGGGGCTGGACAGGCGGACCGCCCATGGCGGTTGCTCCCCTGGATCAGGTCAGAAGAGTAATCGAATATGCCGTTTCTGTCATCCCGCGGGGGAAAATCATGATGGGCATGCCCTTATATGGCTATGATTGGACGCTCCCGTTTATTCCCGGTGAAACATTTGCCCGCACAATCAGCCCTCAGGAAGCAATCAGGCTGGCCCTCCGGTACCGTACCAGCATTGAGTATGATCCCCGCGCTCAATCTCCCTTTTTCCGGTATACCGATGAACAGGGGAGGCAGCATGAAGTGTGGTTTGAAGATGCCCGCAGCGTGCAGGCCAAATTTAACCTGGTCAAAGAGTTTGATTTAAGAGGCGTCAGTTATTGGGTGTTGCGGGTTCCCTTTCCACAAAACTGGCTCTTGATTGAGGACAATTTTGTTGTTAATAAACGTGTGTAA
- a CDS encoding pyridoxal-phosphate-dependent aminotransferase family protein — protein sequence MLPDYQLLRIPGPTPIPPSVMRAMNQPMIGHRSASFQQLLARVAPRLKPLFGTEQDVLILTGSGTLALEAAVVNALDEGEAALVLVTGAFGDRFRKMCQTYGIETHVLESEWGCAFDLEQVQAYLQQHSNIKAVFATYCETSTAVLNPIAELAEVVKQHSDALVIVDAVSCLGAVETEMDKWGIDILVTGSQKALMLPTGLAFAAISEQGWRKMEQNSRPRFYLDLRRYQTSLGDHSTPFTPAVSLVMGLEQALNLIEEEGLDQVIKRHQLMKEMTRQAFKALDLPLLTSDEDASPTVTAVRPSNFKADDLRSLLRKTFGLTLAGGQQKLKGEIFRVGHMGYCSPLDVLQTITAIEVGLVRLGVNIKLGKGTQAAEEVLVHDL from the coding sequence ATGTTACCCGATTACCAACTCTTGCGTATCCCTGGCCCTACTCCCATCCCTCCCAGTGTCATGCGGGCCATGAATCAGCCCATGATCGGCCATCGCAGTGCATCTTTCCAACAACTGTTAGCAAGAGTGGCCCCCAGATTAAAGCCGTTGTTTGGCACAGAACAGGACGTTCTGATCTTAACCGGCAGCGGCACGCTGGCTCTGGAAGCCGCAGTCGTTAATGCACTGGATGAAGGAGAAGCGGCTCTGGTCCTGGTTACAGGCGCCTTTGGTGACCGTTTCCGCAAAATGTGCCAAACCTATGGCATAGAGACACATGTCCTGGAAAGCGAATGGGGATGTGCCTTTGATTTGGAGCAAGTACAGGCTTATCTCCAGCAGCATTCCAACATCAAAGCCGTATTTGCCACCTACTGTGAAACATCCACAGCTGTGCTGAATCCCATTGCCGAACTGGCTGAAGTGGTGAAGCAACATTCGGATGCCTTAGTCATTGTAGATGCGGTCTCTTGCCTTGGAGCAGTTGAGACCGAGATGGATAAGTGGGGGATTGACATTCTGGTTACCGGCTCCCAAAAAGCGTTGATGCTGCCCACAGGGTTGGCTTTTGCCGCTATCAGTGAACAAGGGTGGAGAAAAATGGAACAAAACTCACGCCCCCGCTTCTACCTGGATTTAAGACGCTACCAAACCAGCCTGGGGGATCATTCCACCCCATTTACTCCTGCTGTTTCTCTGGTGATGGGGCTGGAACAAGCTCTGAACCTCATTGAAGAAGAAGGACTGGATCAGGTGATAAAACGTCATCAACTGATGAAAGAGATGACCCGGCAGGCGTTTAAAGCATTGGATTTGCCTTTGCTCACCTCAGATGAGGACGCTTCACCCACTGTGACTGCTGTCCGGCCCAGCAACTTTAAAGCTGACGATCTGCGCTCCCTGTTAAGAAAAACATTTGGTCTAACCCTGGCTGGCGGGCAGCAAAAGCTGAAGGGTGAGATTTTCCGGGTTGGGCATATGGGCTACTGCTCTCCTTTAGATGTGTTACAAACCATTACTGCCATCGAAGTGGGGCTCGTCCGTCTGGGCGTGAACATCAAACTGGGTAAAGGAACACAAGCTGCAGAGGAGGTTCTTGTCCATGACCTATAA
- a CDS encoding NUDIX hydrolase: MHKEMLDRFRQLRERQVQVLGHEQAVKAAVLVPLLYRKEAWHILFEKRAAHLKSQPGDICFPGGRVEKEDADPCQTALRETCEELGINREHVDILAPLDVLVTHYHSHIYPFVGKIDDRAVLSPDSNEVEEVFSVPLAYFLQTQPERYDVTVKLEPPEDFPYELIENGKNYKWRQSYIPEYFYQYHGYVIWGMTARILYHFVQLVKQENII; the protein is encoded by the coding sequence TTGCACAAGGAAATGTTGGACAGGTTTAGACAATTAAGAGAGCGACAGGTTCAAGTTTTAGGCCATGAACAGGCCGTCAAGGCTGCCGTGCTGGTTCCCCTGCTGTACAGGAAGGAAGCATGGCACATTTTATTTGAAAAACGGGCCGCGCATCTAAAGAGCCAGCCGGGAGATATTTGTTTTCCAGGAGGGCGAGTGGAGAAAGAGGACGCTGACCCGTGCCAAACAGCCCTGCGTGAAACGTGTGAAGAACTGGGGATCAACAGGGAACACGTGGATATTTTGGCTCCATTGGATGTGCTTGTTACTCATTATCACAGCCACATCTATCCGTTCGTGGGGAAAATTGATGATCGGGCTGTCCTGTCCCCTGATTCAAATGAGGTGGAAGAAGTTTTTTCAGTTCCGCTCGCTTATTTTCTGCAAACACAACCTGAGCGGTACGATGTGACAGTTAAGCTGGAGCCGCCAGAGGACTTTCCCTATGAGTTAATCGAAAACGGAAAAAATTATAAATGGCGCCAAAGTTATATTCCAGAGTATTTTTATCAATATCATGGCTATGTGATTTGGGGCATGACAGCCAGAATTTTATATCATTTTGTACAGCTGGTGAAACAGGAAAACATCATTTAA
- the serA gene encoding phosphoglycerate dehydrogenase, giving the protein MTYKVLVSDPVSEEGLNILKEAPQVQVDIQTGLNEQELAGIIGQYDALIVRSGTQVTASIIERADRLKVIGRAGVGVDNIDLPSATAKGIMVVNAPDGNTISTAEHTFSMLMALARRIPQAYLKLKQHVWDRKSFVGVELNKKTLGIIGLGRIGTEVAKRAKAFNMTVMAYDPYLTPEKAEKLGIQYGQLTDVLATADFITVHTPLLKETRHMISHDQFRQMKDGVYILNCARGGIIDEDALYEAITNGKVAGAALDVFEEEPATHHRLLELDQVIATPHLGASTEEAQKNVAIDVCHEVLNALEGQPVKNAVNLPSIPAHVLKKVEPYFLLSERLGSFVAQAAVGAIKEIQISYAGELTELDVSPLTRNVIKGVLSYHLGLQVNDVNAPYLAKQREVKINEQKTSSSGGFTNVLEVKLVTTQETKRVAGTLLNGYGPRIVKVDQYSIDVEPKGHLVYIRHYDRPGVIGRVGTLLGSHDVNIATMQVGRSDVGGDAIMILTVDKQVSKDVLDQLSDLPEIKSVIEVDL; this is encoded by the coding sequence ATGACCTATAAAGTACTTGTCAGCGACCCCGTCAGTGAAGAGGGGTTAAACATTTTAAAAGAAGCACCTCAAGTGCAAGTGGATATACAAACAGGCCTGAATGAACAGGAGCTGGCCGGCATCATCGGTCAATATGACGCCTTGATTGTACGCAGCGGGACCCAGGTCACAGCCAGCATTATTGAGCGGGCCGACCGTTTGAAAGTGATTGGCCGGGCTGGCGTCGGGGTGGACAACATTGACCTCCCTTCTGCTACGGCCAAGGGAATCATGGTGGTCAATGCTCCCGATGGCAATACCATTTCTACCGCAGAGCACACCTTTTCCATGCTCATGGCCCTGGCCCGCCGCATTCCCCAGGCTTATCTCAAGTTAAAACAACATGTCTGGGACCGCAAATCCTTTGTGGGGGTGGAGCTGAATAAGAAAACCCTGGGCATTATTGGCCTGGGACGCATTGGTACGGAAGTGGCCAAACGGGCCAAGGCATTTAACATGACAGTGATGGCTTATGATCCCTACCTGACCCCCGAGAAGGCCGAGAAGCTGGGCATTCAGTACGGACAGTTGACAGATGTGCTGGCCACAGCTGACTTCATCACGGTTCATACCCCGCTCTTAAAAGAAACGCGGCATATGATCAGCCATGATCAGTTCAGACAAATGAAAGACGGCGTTTATATATTAAATTGTGCCCGGGGGGGCATTATTGACGAAGACGCCCTCTATGAAGCCATCACTAACGGTAAAGTGGCCGGTGCAGCATTGGATGTGTTTGAGGAAGAACCGGCCACCCATCACCGCCTGCTGGAACTGGATCAGGTGATTGCCACACCTCATTTGGGGGCCAGTACCGAAGAAGCTCAGAAAAACGTGGCCATCGATGTTTGCCACGAAGTGTTAAATGCCCTTGAGGGCCAGCCTGTTAAAAATGCCGTCAATCTGCCCTCTATTCCGGCTCATGTGCTTAAGAAAGTAGAGCCTTACTTCCTGCTTAGCGAACGATTAGGCTCGTTTGTAGCCCAGGCGGCTGTGGGTGCGATCAAGGAGATTCAGATCTCCTATGCCGGTGAGTTGACTGAGCTGGATGTCAGTCCGTTAACCCGCAACGTCATTAAAGGGGTACTCTCCTACCACCTTGGCTTGCAGGTCAATGACGTGAATGCACCATACCTGGCCAAACAGCGGGAGGTTAAAATCAATGAGCAAAAAACCTCCTCCAGCGGCGGTTTTACCAATGTGCTGGAAGTCAAACTGGTCACCACCCAGGAAACGAAGCGCGTAGCAGGAACCTTATTAAATGGCTATGGCCCGCGCATTGTCAAAGTAGATCAGTATTCTATCGATGTGGAGCCCAAAGGCCATCTTGTGTATATCCGGCACTATGACCGCCCCGGTGTCATTGGCCGGGTAGGCACCCTGCTTGGCAGCCATGATGTCAATATTGCCACCATGCAAGTGGGACGGTCCGATGTGGGCGGCGACGCCATTATGATACTCACGGTGGACAAACAGGTCTCCAAAGACGTGCTTGATCAGTTAAGCGACTTGCCAGAAATCAAGTCCGTCATCGAAGTGGATCTCTAA
- a CDS encoding L,D-transpeptidase, whose translation MSIFGKQCFFICLLCLVWLFLPVLEHHAEENPLLEEYEGVYLEIIKKRNVLNVYLNNHIIFSFKVATGRTTATTPTGVYQIVTKVKNPWYLPKNIAGGAPENPLGTRWMGLNVGQTFGYKYGIHGTNNPSSIGRHISSGCIRMHNEDVEWLYEHIPLGTFVIIKEDEENDPSPP comes from the coding sequence GTGAGCATTTTTGGCAAGCAGTGCTTCTTCATATGTCTCCTGTGTTTAGTATGGCTTTTTTTACCTGTTCTAGAGCATCACGCAGAAGAAAATCCTCTCCTGGAGGAATATGAAGGGGTTTATCTTGAAATCATTAAAAAGCGTAATGTCTTGAATGTTTATTTAAATAATCATATCATTTTCAGTTTCAAAGTAGCAACCGGACGGACAACGGCAACGACGCCGACAGGGGTTTATCAGATCGTGACCAAAGTGAAAAATCCATGGTATTTGCCTAAAAACATTGCCGGCGGTGCTCCAGAAAATCCCTTGGGAACAAGATGGATGGGGCTTAACGTAGGGCAGACATTCGGATATAAATACGGCATTCATGGAACCAATAATCCCTCCTCCATTGGCAGACATATCAGCTCCGGGTGTATCCGTATGCACAATGAAGATGTGGAATGGCTGTACGAACACATCCCCCTGGGGACGTTTGTGATTATCAAAGAAGACGAAGAAAACGATCCTTCTCCGCCTTGA